One window from the genome of Saccharicrinis carchari encodes:
- a CDS encoding PAS domain S-box protein has translation MDHDNKSDKFEALRQQAEELIKQVPLEPHMESSHIFELIHELKQQQKALELQNEELRQKQREISDLKQEYENLYELASIAYISINAKGIITRVNQMAVQLLKTDRQYLLRSGFSRFIAPEWQASYHASLKDSIKTGKKQRIELKLKTDSNHTLWVRADIEANCDEAGQLLRWYLMLIDITLQKKTEALNKKNQEELDAIYKNAPVLLMLVDKDRRVKKINRYGEKLIGASAQDLIGLRGGEAIRCLHQLHHPNGCGSQPACVPCPINNRVLDSFENGTTHEMKEVSLPLLKDNEKKEATFLVSTVLLNSEEEREVLISMVDITERKQMEKDLRESEESYRSLFNNSTIAVSITSFPGNILKVNDKMTEISGYSHEELKKVSTDDIYVDPNDRKKLIKTIKQQGKVDNYECRIKDKEGEIHWAHMSVKIINYRGQDALLTSLIDITTVKETEKSLRESEERYRTIFDNAPIGFHIRDLSQRIIDANHASYHMHGYCRDEFMSLNINKYVGEKLLKKAAVFFEAIKKGKSVHAFGTNIKKDGTEFPVEVVVVPVSFNGKAHSLTIIQDISDREEAKKALMESNEKFKSLFTQSPTDILIAGLDGTILDFNHDMSIIGIPRKEIIGKKISEVFRNKENNLNSGLNALFNPETSPIDIEIKTPSGAELILEVHPAETKFNDTEIFIFTILDITERRKTKDELKWSNALLSAMGRVARVGGWELNAETREIWCTEETYRIYEVSPDYKYALPELIDFYHPDEHKRISNAIQKALKNGEPYDMELRFITAGGNPLWVRSICKPQIKSGKVIKLLGTIQDITELKQAEGNLIKKTKQLQSLTRHLQSVREGERTAIAREIHDEFGQVLSALNMNLSTIEREVENNGKALNRQEILSELKQSKAILTTAINDVRKMITELRPQVLDVFGLLPAIQRHLDEFGERNGIRTDISSNIESINLDNDASIALFRIVQEALTNIAKHAKATRVNIVIEKCNAELLLTIRDNGLGFDLNVREQKQSFGLMGMEERVLLLKGELKIASKAGQGTELFIKIPLPMLPH, from the coding sequence ATGGACCACGACAACAAATCCGACAAATTTGAAGCACTCCGCCAACAAGCAGAGGAGTTGATTAAGCAGGTGCCTCTTGAACCCCATATGGAATCCTCCCATATCTTTGAACTAATCCATGAGTTAAAACAACAACAGAAAGCACTCGAACTGCAGAACGAAGAACTTAGGCAGAAGCAACGGGAGATATCGGATCTTAAACAGGAATATGAAAATCTGTATGAGTTAGCCTCAATTGCTTATATAAGCATAAATGCAAAAGGCATTATTACCCGCGTAAACCAAATGGCAGTCCAATTATTGAAAACAGATCGCCAGTACCTGCTGCGTTCCGGGTTCAGCCGTTTTATTGCACCAGAATGGCAGGCTTCCTATCACGCATCGCTTAAAGACTCCATTAAAACTGGTAAAAAGCAGCGCATTGAGCTGAAACTTAAAACGGACAGCAACCACACATTGTGGGTAAGGGCCGATATAGAGGCCAATTGTGATGAAGCAGGCCAATTGCTTCGGTGGTACTTGATGTTAATTGACATTACCCTTCAGAAAAAAACCGAAGCCTTAAATAAAAAAAATCAGGAGGAACTGGATGCCATTTATAAAAATGCCCCTGTACTGCTTATGCTGGTTGACAAGGATAGAAGGGTAAAAAAAATCAACAGGTATGGCGAAAAATTGATTGGGGCTTCTGCACAGGACTTAATTGGATTACGCGGTGGTGAAGCCATACGTTGCCTGCATCAGCTTCATCATCCCAATGGGTGCGGCTCCCAACCTGCCTGCGTTCCATGCCCTATTAACAACAGGGTGCTGGATAGCTTTGAGAATGGCACAACACATGAAATGAAAGAAGTTTCGTTACCACTGTTAAAAGATAATGAAAAAAAAGAAGCTACCTTCCTTGTTTCAACAGTTCTGCTTAATTCAGAAGAAGAAAGGGAGGTGTTGATAAGTATGGTGGATATCACCGAACGGAAACAGATGGAAAAAGACCTGCGCGAAAGCGAAGAAAGTTACCGCTCATTATTTAACAACTCAACTATTGCAGTAAGTATCACATCCTTCCCGGGCAATATTCTTAAAGTCAATGATAAAATGACGGAAATATCAGGATATTCGCACGAAGAACTAAAAAAGGTTAGCACAGATGATATATATGTGGATCCCAATGACCGTAAGAAATTAATAAAAACCATTAAGCAACAGGGGAAGGTAGATAATTATGAATGCCGGATAAAAGATAAGGAGGGAGAAATACACTGGGCTCACATGTCGGTTAAAATAATCAATTACAGGGGTCAGGATGCTTTACTTACCTCATTGATTGACATCACAACAGTAAAAGAAACAGAAAAATCGCTCCGGGAAAGTGAAGAAAGATACCGCACTATTTTTGATAACGCCCCCATTGGGTTTCATATACGCGACCTTTCTCAACGAATAATAGATGCCAATCACGCTTCTTACCATATGCATGGCTATTGCAGGGATGAATTTATGTCCTTAAATATAAACAAATATGTTGGAGAAAAATTGTTGAAGAAAGCTGCCGTATTTTTTGAAGCCATTAAAAAAGGTAAATCTGTTCATGCTTTTGGAACAAACATTAAAAAAGACGGTACTGAGTTTCCGGTCGAAGTAGTAGTAGTTCCGGTTTCGTTCAACGGAAAAGCGCATTCACTTACCATCATACAAGATATATCCGACCGGGAAGAAGCCAAAAAAGCGCTAATGGAAAGCAACGAAAAATTTAAGAGCCTGTTTACACAATCCCCTACCGATATATTGATTGCAGGATTAGATGGTACCATCCTGGATTTCAACCACGATATGTCTATCATTGGTATTCCGCGAAAAGAAATTATCGGTAAAAAAATTTCGGAGGTATTCAGAAATAAGGAAAATAACCTCAATTCAGGATTAAATGCTCTATTTAACCCGGAAACCAGCCCTATCGATATTGAAATAAAAACACCTTCAGGGGCAGAGCTTATACTTGAAGTTCATCCGGCAGAAACTAAGTTTAACGATACAGAAATTTTTATATTCACCATACTGGATATTACAGAGCGTAGAAAAACCAAAGATGAGTTAAAATGGAGCAATGCGCTCCTTAGTGCAATGGGTAGAGTAGCTCGTGTGGGTGGATGGGAATTAAACGCCGAAACACGCGAAATATGGTGTACCGAAGAGACCTATCGCATCTATGAGGTTTCGCCGGATTACAAATACGCTTTACCCGAATTAATTGACTTTTATCATCCGGACGAACATAAGCGTATATCAAATGCTATACAAAAAGCCTTAAAAAATGGAGAACCCTACGATATGGAACTTCGGTTTATTACCGCCGGGGGAAATCCTTTGTGGGTGAGGTCAATCTGTAAACCCCAAATTAAAAGCGGAAAGGTCATAAAACTACTAGGAACAATTCAGGATATAACAGAACTCAAACAAGCGGAAGGAAATCTAATAAAAAAGACGAAACAATTACAATCCCTTACCCGCCATTTGCAATCGGTACGCGAAGGGGAACGAACTGCTATTGCCAGGGAAATACATGACGAATTTGGCCAGGTATTATCGGCCCTGAACATGAATTTGTCGACTATAGAGCGCGAAGTTGAAAATAATGGGAAAGCGCTGAACCGGCAGGAAATATTAAGCGAACTAAAACAATCGAAAGCTATATTGACTACGGCGATTAACGACGTACGGAAAATGATAACGGAGCTTCGCCCTCAGGTGCTCGATGTTTTTGGACTTTTACCGGCCATACAACGGCATCTGGACGAGTTCGGAGAAAGGAATGGTATCCGGACAGATATCAGCTCGAATATTGAAAGTATTAATTTGGATAATGATGCCAGTATCGCCCTGTTCCGCATTGTTCAGGAAGCTCTCACCAATATTGCCAAACATGCAAAAGCTACCCGGGTAAATATCGTTATCGAAAAATGTAATGCCGAACTCCTGCTTACCATACGCGATAACGGGCTTGGTTTTGACCTGAATGTACGGGAGCAAAAACAATCGTTTGGGCTAATGGGTATGGAAGAAAGAGTACTTCTGTTAAAAGGGGAATTGAAAATAGCAAGTAAAGCCGGACAGGGAACCGAATTATTTATCAAAATACCATTACCCATGTTACCCCATTGA